The nucleotide window ATGATCGGAGTCTGCATCTTGAGAAACGACACAGTTAGGGGTAGACGGACAAGAGGTTAATTTTCCCTCATGTATTCCTAAGTTTTGGGGGGATGTTCCCTTGAAAAGTTGATTGACTAGGGGTAATGCTGCAATTGGAGACGGGGGGAATGCGATCGCCCAAGCTTTTCCAGGGGTTAAACAATTTAGAAGGGTAATTAAGGCGGCTAAAATGAGGGAAATAAGATAACGGTTCATATTTTGATGAGTTTAAACATTAATTTATTAAACCATTTTTCCCTTTCCCTTAAAAGAATAGTTTGTAGTTGCGCTTTAGCGCATTTAGTAGGAGCTATATCAACTCATATAAACTTATTTTATTTTATGTTTGATGGTAGCCCGCCGACTTAATACGATATGCTTTAGCTAATTCTGGGGTCTTAAAACGCTTTGAATGAAGAAGGGGATCTCGCAGAGATCCGCGTAGCGGTGCGCTCTTCGCAATAAGATATAGGAATTACACAGGAAGCTCAAGCAGTTAAAGTCTTAAGACCTACCAAACCATTCCTAAATCTAAAATAAAATCAGGTAAAACATCTTCCCCATATAAAAATTTTGGATTGTCTAAAATTTCTTTATTTTGTCCTTGGCGATAAATCTCAACTCTTTGTAACTTTCTCACAATCAACCAGCCTAACTTAACTCCATTGGCTTGATATTCTTCCATTTTCTCCTGTGTATCCTTTAAACTATCACTGGGAGACATCAACTCCAAAACAAAATCAGGCACAATTGGAGGAAATTTTTCCCGTTCTTCTATAGTTAATTCGTTCCATCTTTCTAACCTAATCCAAGACAAATCTGGGGCACGATCTGCTCCATTAGGTAACTTAAAACAAGTATTAGAATCAAAAATTTTCCCTAGATTTTTTTGACGATTCCAGATCCCAAACTCAGTTATTAATTCAGCATTGCGGTTTCCCGTTTCTCCCCCAGTCGGTGGCATAATAATTAACTCTCCCCTAGCATTACGCTCAAAATTCACATCAGGGTTTTTGCGACAAAGTTGATAAAATTGCTCATCAGTGATTTTACCAATAGGTTCTAAATTAAGATTATAAGTAATCATTGTTCCTAATCCTTTTTATCTTTTCTCAAACTACTTGAACTCATCCTAATTTTATCTTGGGGCAGTCCCCATTGGCGTTGTCCAAGGAAGAAATGTCGCAATACAATCCAATAAAAATTTGATTGACTAGGGG belongs to Gloeothece citriformis PCC 7424 and includes:
- a CDS encoding Uma2 family endonuclease, whose product is MITYNLNLEPIGKITDEQFYQLCRKNPDVNFERNARGELIIMPPTGGETGNRNAELITEFGIWNRQKNLGKIFDSNTCFKLPNGADRAPDLSWIRLERWNELTIEEREKFPPIVPDFVLELMSPSDSLKDTQEKMEEYQANGVKLGWLIVRKLQRVEIYRQGQNKEILDNPKFLYGEDVLPDFILDLGMVW